Part of the Streptomyces sp. WMMC500 genome is shown below.
ATCGACGGCTGGCCGGAGCGCGCAGGCCGGCAAATGACCACCGGTCGCCGGCGCGAGGGCGCCGGTCAGCAACCGGGGCCGGCGTCCGGGTCCGCCGCGGGGCGTGCCGTCAGGTGGTCCACCGCCGCGCGCTCCGCGCACTCGTTGCCGAAGCCCACCAGCCCGTGCCGCCCGCCCGGCACCGTCAGCAGCGGCGCCCGGAACCGCATCGCCACCCGCTCCGCGCCCGCCGCCGGCGTACGGATGTCGTCCTCGCTGTTGACCAGCAGCAGATCCGCCCCGTCGGCCGCGCCGTAGCCCCCGTAACCTCCCGCGGGGCGGACCGCGCCCAGCGGCTCCCCGCGCCCCGGCCAGTGCACGCAGGGCGCGTAGTCCTGGGCCACCGCCCGCGTACGCCACCGCGCCTCGTGCGCGTCGTCCAGCTCCCGCAGCAGCGCCCGCAGGTTCCCCGGCCACGCGAAGTCCGTGCAGTGCACCCCGAGGAAGAGCGCGAGCGGCGGCGGTCCCGGGTCCAGTTCGTCGAACGCCGCCCGCACGTCCGGCGGCACCGCCTTCGGCGCGGTCCTGGCCGTCGGCTCCGGGACCTGCTCGTCGTCCAGCTCCTGGCGGGTGTGGAGCGTCCTCAGCACGTACGAGGTGCCCGGCCGGTCCGGGTCGACGACCCCGTCGAAGACCGCCGCGCGCACCCGGTCCGGGTGGCGGGTGAGGTAGACCTGGCCGGCCACGGTGGCGTACGAGTGCAGCAGCAGGCTGATCCGCTCCTCGCCCAGCGCCCGCCGGACCCGCTCCAGGTCCGTCGCGCCCGCGCGGGAGCCGAGGCGGGCCAGCAGCGGCCCGTAGGCGAGGCGGCAGCCCTCGACGTAGTCGCGGGCTGCGGCGTCGACGGCGGTGACGTCCCGTACGCGCCGGAGGCTGCGCGCGGTACCGAGGCGGGCCAGCGCACCGCGGGGCTCGCCGCAGTCCACGCGGTGGCTGCGGCCGGTGCCGCGGCGGTCGTAGCCGACGATGTCGAAACGGTCGCGCAGCGCGCGGGGGTAGTCGACGCCGGCGGACACGGCCTCCTGGAGGCCCGAGAGGCCCGGCCCGCCGGGCGCGAGGACGAGCGCGCCGATACGGCGGCCGGGGTCGCGGGCGGGCAGGCGGGCCAGGGCGAGGCGGAGCGTCTCGGGGCCGTCGCCGCCCACGGGCACGGTGACGCCGCGGCACTCGCGCCGCTCCATGCCCGTCAGCGGGCAGGGGGTCCACTCGTCGCCGCCGCGGTCCCGTTCGTACGAGGCGGCGTCGCTCGCGGGCGGCGCCGGCCCGCCGCCGGGCATCGCGCACGCGGCCGTCCACGCCAGCGCCAGCGCCGTCAGCAGGGCGAGCGCCGGGGCCGGGCGGCCGGCCCTCCGCCGGATGGAGGCCATGCGGCGATCATGGCACCGCCTCCCCGGAAACCCGGGGAGGCGGCCCCCGGCTCACTCCTCGACCATCAGCCCCTTGCGCAGCCGCACCAGCGTCCGCGACAGCAGCCGCGAGACGTGCATCTGCGAGATGCCAAGCTCCTCGCCGATCTCCGACTGGGTCATGTTGGCCACGAACCGCAGCGACAGGATCTTCCGGTCGCGCGGCGTCAGCTCCGCTATCAGCGGCTTGAGGGACTCGACGTACTCGATGCCCTCCAGGCCGTGGTCCTCGTAGCCGATGCGGTCGGCGAGGGTGCTCTCGGAGTCGTCCTCCTCGGGCTGCGCGTCCAGCGAGCTGGCGGTGTAGGCGTTCGAGGCCGCCATGCCCTCGATGACCTCGTCCCGGCCGATGTCCAGGCGCTCGGCCAGCTCGTCGACCGTGGGGGCGCGGTCGAGCTGCTGTGCCAGCTCGTCGCCCGCCTTCGCCAGGTCGAGGCGCAGCTCCTGCAGCCGGCGCGGGACGCGCACGGACCAGGAGGTGTCGCGGAAGAACCGCTTGATCTCGCCGATGATCGTCGGCATCGCGAACGTGGGGAACTCCACGCCGCGGGCGGGCTCGAAGCGGTCGATCGCCTTGATGAGCCCTATGGTGCCGACCTGGATGATGTCCTCCATCGGCTCGCTGCGCGAGCGGAACCGGGAGGCGGCGAACTTCACCAGCGCCAGGTTGAGTTCGATCAGGGTGTTGCGGACGTACGAGTACTCGTGGGTGCCCTCTTCGAGGGTGCCGATCCGGTCGAAGAGCGTCTTCGACATGGCCCGCGCGTCCGCGGGGGCGACCTCGTCGAAGGCGATGCCCTCCAGCTCGTCCATGCTCCCCGTGAACGGGGCCGCCGCGGTGTCGTCGGTGGCCGGGTCCGCCGGGTCCGCCATGTCCGCGCCGTGGTGCTCTGTGTGGTCGTCGCCGTGCTCGGCGTGGGGTCGTGCCGGCGGCGTGCTGGCCGCGGCGTCGAGCCGGGTTGACATTTGTCCTCCATCGTTCTCGGCGTGCGGCTGCCGATGCCATGTCTGTCCGCTGTGGTCTGCGGCGCCTCCCAAGGCCACGTGTCGTGAGTCCTTCTAGCCCTACCCCGTTCTGCCGTCCGGTGCAAGAATCAGGTGTCCATATTTGCCCTATTATGTTGGTTGTTCAGGTGCCGAACATGTGACCAAAGGCGTAGGGTCAGAGCTGCATCGCACGCCAGCCCGAAGGTCAAGGAGACAAGCGCGCATGGACGCCGGAACCGCCGGAAGCCCGAGCCGCGGCCGACTGCACGTCGACGTGCGGGTCCATGGCGGGAGCGCGGTCCTCACACCTACGGGTGAACTCGACTACCACACGGCCGAGGTGCTGCGGGAGCCGTTGGAGCAGTGCATCGCCGGCGGCCGCACGCGGCTCGTACTCGACTGCTCACGCCTGGACTTCTGCGACTCGACCGGGCTGAACGTGCTCCTCGGCGCCCGCCTCAAGGCGGAGGCCGACGGCGGTGCCGTGCACCTCGCGGGGCTGCAGCCCGTGGTGGCCAGGGTCTTCGAGATCACGGGTGCCGAGGCGGTCTTCTCCCTCCACGACACCCTGGAAGCGGCCCTCGTGGAGTGACCTCCAGGTCACCGGATGCCGGGTGGGGCGGGTGCGGCAGGTGATGCGCGTCACAGATTCCCGGGGAAACTCGGGGGTGTTTCCGCGATCTCGTAGGGCAGAAGCCCAGGCGAAACTTCTGGAACGGGCAGGAAGGGCGCGAATGCGCGGACGGGTGCGCGGACGGGCGTGCGGTTGCGCGAAGGGGGTGTCGTGAGGCGATGAGCTTCAGGTCGGTGCCGCCCGGCGCGCTGCCGCCGGAGGGCGAGGCCGGCAGCGGCGCCGCCGCGCCCGCGCGACCGGGCCGCGGTGACGCCGCCCCGGCCGGCGAACCCGCCCCCGCGGCACAGGTGCGCCGGCTGCGGCTCGTCGGCGCCAGCGGCATGGTGCCCCGCGCCCGCGACTTCGCCCGCCGGGCGCTGGAGGACTGGGGCTGGCTGCCCGCGGCCAACGCGGAGCAGCGCGCGGCGGCGGAGGACGTCCTGCTCGTCGTCTCGGAGCTGGTGACGAACGCCTGCCTGCACGGCGGCGGCCCCGACGAACTGCGGCTGCGTACGGCCGGGAAGGTGCTGCGGCTGGAGGTCAGCGACCCCGGCACGGGGACCCCGGAGCCCCGCACTCCGCACCGGGCCAGCAGGCCGGGCGGGCACGGGATGTTCATCGTGCAGCGGCTGTGCCTGGACTGGGGCGTGCAGCGGGAGCCCGGAGAGGCGGGCAAGACGGTGTGGGCGGAGCTGTCGGCGCCCCTCTAGCCCGCTTCCCCGGCGCGTACGCCTAGCCGATCCGCCGCCGCAGCCACCCCTCGACCTCCCCCGCCACCCCCGGCTCCGTCAGCAGCCGCATCCCGTGCGCGCCGCCCGGCACCACCCGTACCCGGACGTCCTCCGCCGGCATCCCCCGCGCCCGCTCCGCCGCCGCCACCGCCTCCGAGTGGTACGCGGGCACGAAGTCGTCCGCCGAGTGCAGCAGCAGCATCGGGGCGTCGTCCCGCCCCGACGCCCCGCTCCGCGGGTCCAGCGACCACCACGCCCGCCGGCAGTCCGGGTCCGCCGACACCGCCGGCGTGCCGTCCGGTACGCACCCCGCCAGCCGCTCCGCGCTCGTCCGCAGCCGCTGTTCCGCCGCCGTCGCCCCCGGCGTCCCGCCGTCCAGCCAGGCCCGGTACGGCGACGCGACCGGCGACAGCGCCACCACCCCGGCGGTGCGCGAAGCCCCGGCGCCGTAGGTGGCGGCGGCCACGGCGAGGTGCCCGCCCGCCGAAGAACCCAGCACCCCGACCCGCGCCGGATCCACGGCGTACGCGGCGGCGTTGCGCCGCACCCAGCGCAGCGCCGCCACCACGTCGTCGCGCTGCGCCGGCCAGCGCACGCCGGGGGACAGGCGGTAGCCGGCGTCGAAGACGGCGTAGCCGCGGCGGGCGAAGGCCCGGGCCCACGCCTCCCAGTCGGTGTCGTACGACCAGTAGCCGCCGTGCAGGATGACGAGCCCGCCGCGGAGCGCCAGCCGCGGCTGCCAGTGGACGGTGACCCGCTGCCGCGGATGCGCCCCGTATGCCTCGACGCTGCGCCGCAGCGCCCCCTCCGGGCCGGCCCACTGCTGCGTCACCCGCTCCGCGGGCGCCGTCCCGGCCGGCTGCACCACCCCCGCCGTGAGCGCCGCGGCGGTCCCCAGCACCGCGGCCACGAGCCGCCGCCACCGGTCCCGTACCGCAGCCATCGCACCGCCTCCCGCGGACCGGCCGGCCCGGTGACCTCATGGTCGCCGAGAACGCTCCGCCCCGCGATCCGGCGGCGGGACCGGCGGCGGGACCGGGGACGCGACCGGCGACGGCGCACGGCGACGGCGCGAACCGGCGCACGAGCCCCGCCGGGCCGTTCGACCGCGTACGGGGTGGTGAGCGAACCGGACGGCACCGGCCCACTCTCGGTGACGGGAGGTCTACCATCGCACCATGACCCGAGTACTGCTGGCCGAGGACGACGCGGCCATCTCGGAACCGCTGGCCCGCGCCCTGCGCCGGGAGGGCTACGAGGTGGAGGTCCGAGAGGACGGCCCCACGGCGCTCAGTGCCGGGCTCCGCGGCGGCGTGGACCTCCTCGTCCTCGACCTGGGCCTGCCGGGCATCGACGGCCTGGAGGTGTGCCGGCGGCTGCGCGCCGACGGGCACGGCTTCCCCGTGCTGGTGCTCACCGCCCGCGCCGACGAGGTGGACACCGTCGTCGGCCTCGACGCGGGCGCCGACGACTACGTCACCAAGCCCTTCCGCCTCGCCGAGCTGCTCGCCCGGGTCCGCGCCCTGCTGCGCCGCGGCGCGACCGAGTCGCAGCCGCCGGCCACCCACGGCGTACGCATCGACACCGACTCGCACCGCGCCTGGCTCGGCGACGAGGAGCTGCAGCTCACGGCGAAGGAGTTCGACCTGCTGCGGGTGCTGGTCCGCGACGCGGGCCGGGTGGTCACGCGCGAGCAGTTGATGCGCGAGGTGTGGGACACCACCTGGTGGTCGTCCACGAAGACGCTCGACATGCACATCTCCTGGCTGCGCAAGAAGCTCGGCGACGACGCCGCCAACCCCCGCTACATCGCGACCGTCCGCGGGGTGGGCTTCCGCTTCGAGAAGAGCTAGGCCGGCCGCCCGCGGCCCCCCGCAGCCATGCGCAGACGCCTCATCAACAGCACCCTGGCGGTGGTGCTCGTCGTCATCGCGGTCTTCGGCGTCTCGCTCGTCATCGTTGAGACCCGCACCATCGAGGCGGCGGCGCACGACCGGGTGCAGTCCGAGGCCGTGCGGCTGTTCAGCGTCGTGGAAGGCAAGATCGCCGACGATGTGCGGGTGACCCGCCGGGCGCTCGCCGGGCAGGTCACCGACGGGCGGTACGCGGAGGTCGAACTGCCGGGCAGGCCGCCGCTGAAGATCGGGGAGCGGCCCGACGGGTCGGTCATCGAGGTCACCGAGACGGGCAGCGGGGGCGAGCGGGTCACGGTGATGGAGGCCCGCGACCGGGTCAACGACGAGCTGGGCCAGACCCTGCTGATCATCTTCGCCGTGGCACTGCTCGCCGTGGGCGCCGCAGTGCTGCTCGCCATGCGCCAGGCCAGCCGCCTCACCGCGCCGCTCACCGACCTCGCCGAGACCGCCGAGCGCCTCGGCTCCGGCGACCAGCGCACCCGCCACCGCCGCTACGGCGTCCCCGAACTGGACCGCGTCGCCGACGTGCTGGACGCCAGCGCCGAACGGATCGCGCGCATGCTCACCGCCGAGCGGCGGCTGGCCGCGGACGCCTCGCACCAGCTCCGTACGCCGCTGACCGCGCTGTCCATGCGGCTGGAGGAGATCGCGCTCACCGACGACCCGGCCACGGTCAAGGAGGAGGCGGCGGTCGCGCTCACCCAGGTGGAGCGGCTGACGGACGTGGTGCAGCGGCTGCTGACCAAGTCCCGGGACCCCAAGACCGGCGCGGGCATGGGCTTCGACCTGGACGAGGTCGTGAAGCAGCAGATCGAGGAGTGGCGGCCGGCGTACCGCGGCGAGGGGCGGGCGATCGTCCGCTCCGGCAGGAAGGACCTGCGCGCGGTGGGCACGCCGGGGGCGGTGGCGCAGGTGCTGGCGACGCTGATCGAGAACGCGCTGATGCACGGCGCCGGGACCGTCGCGCTGCGCACCCGGGTCACGGGCAACCAGGTGGTGGCGGAGGTCACGGACGAGGGCCCGGGCGTGCCCGCGGACCTCGGCTCCCGGGTCTTCGAGCGCACGGTCAGCGGGCGCAACTCGACGGGGCTGGGGCTCGCGGTCGCGCGCGACCTGGCGGAGGCGGACGGGGGGCGGCTGGAGCTGGTGCAGCAGCAGGAGCCGACGACGTTCGCGCTCTTCCTCGCGCGGGAGCACGAACACCACTGAGGGGAGCGGGGCACACGGGGCGTACGCGGCGCGCGGCGGGCCCGCGGGGCGCGGGGGAGGGCTCGTACGGGACGGAGGTCCTACCGCCGGGCCCCGACCGCCTCTTCCTGCGCCTCGGGTTCCCCCGGCTCTCCCGGCTCCCGCCGGCTGCCGGGGATCCGCACCTCGCCGGCCACGGCTATGTCGCCCGGCTCACCGGCCTCGCCCGCCGCGACGGGCTCGGCCGTCGGCACCACGCGGAACACCCAGCTCCGGTACGACCAGAAGCGGAACAGCGACGCGACCCCGATGCCGAGGAACTTGAAGAGGTTGTTCTGCAGCGGGGTGTCCCAGTCGAACCCGTACGTGGCCACGTACAGCACGCCGTTCTCGATGACGAGTCCCGCGGAGCTGAAGACCAGGAACAGGCTGAACTCTCGCGGCGGCCGGGTCTTGTCCCGGTCGCGGTACGTGAAATACCGGAAGCCTATGTAGTTGAAGACGATCGCGACCGCCGTCGCGATCATGCTGCAGCGGACCACGGGCAGCTCCGTGGCGTTCCGCACGAGGTTGAAGACCGCCAGGTTGACCAGGACGCCGACGCCCCCCACCGCGGCGAACTCGGCCACCTCGCGGCTCAGGCGGCGTAGCCGCGATACCGCGGGGTGCCGTGCACTCATAGAGATTCTCAGACTCCGATGGTCGGTTTCGTTCCCCTGGTCCCGGCCTTGGTCCTGGCCTCGGTCCCGGCCTTCTCCGGCACGCCGGATCCCTCATGCTAACCGGGCCCGCCGACGGAGGGAGTGGGTCCGGTCACCCCGGCCGATACCCTGGGGTGCGTGACATTCCCGGTAGTCGGCATGATCGGCGGGGGACAGCTCGCCCGGATGACCCACGAGGCAGGCATCCCCCTCGGCATCAGGTTCAAGCTCCTCAGCGGCACCACCACGGACTCGGCGGCCCTGGTGGCGGGCGACACGGTCGTCGGCGACCACGGCGATCTGGACACGCTGCGGGCGTTCGCCCGCGGCTGCGACGTGATCACCTTCGACCACGAACACGTGCCGACCGGGCATCTGCGTGCCCTCCAGGCCGAGGGCGTCGTGGTCAGGCCCGGCCCGGACGCGCTGGTGTACGCGCAGGACAAGGGCGCGATGCGGGCCCGCCTGACGGAGCTGGGCATCCCCTGCCCGCGGCACCGGATCGTGGCCGACCCGGCGGACGTGGCGCGCTTCGCGCGCGAGGGGGACGGCTTCCCGGTCGTGCTGAAGACGGTGCGCGGCGGGTACGACGGCAAGGGCGTGTGGGTCGTGCGCACGGAGGAGGACGCCGCGGAGCCGTTCCGGGCGGGTGTCCCCGTGCTGGCCGAGGAGCTGGTCGACTTCCGCCGCGAGCTGGCCGCGAACGTCGTCCGCTCGCCCAGCGGCCAGGCGGTCGCGTACCCGGTGGTGGAGTCCATCCAGGTCGGCGGCGTCTGCGACACGGTCATCGCTCCGGCGCCCGGGCTGGCGCCCGACGTCGCGGTGCGTACGCAGCAGCTCGCCCTGCGGATCGCGATGGAGCTGGACGTCGTGGGCCACCTGGCGGTGGAGCTGTTCGAGGCGGCCGGCCCCGGCGGTGAGCCCCGGATCCTCGTCAACGAGCTGGCCATGCGCCCGCACAACTCCGGCCACTGGACCCAGGACGGCGCCGTCACCTCGCAGTTCGCCAACCACGTACGCGCCGTGCTCGACCTGCCGCTGGGCGACCCGCGCCCGCGCGCGCCCTGGACGGTGATGGCGAACGTCCTCGGCGGCGACTACCCCGACATGTACCAGGCGTACCTGCACTGCATGGCCCGGGACCCGGGGCTGAAGATCCACATGTACGGCAAGGACGTGAAGCCCGGCCGGAAGGTCGGCCACGTCAACACCTACGGCGACGACCTGGACGAGGTGCGCGAACGCGCCCGCCACGCCGCCGGCTACCTGCGGGGGACGATCACGGAATGAGTACCGTATGAGCGCGGGGAACGGCCCGCTGGTCGGCATCGTCATGGGCTCCGACTCCGACTGGCCGGTCATGGAGGCGGCGGCGCAGGCCCTCGCCGAGTTCGAGGTCCCGTACGAGGTCGACGTCGTCTCCGCGCACCGGATGCCGCGCGAGATGATCGCCTACGGCGAACAGGCCGCCGCCCGCGGCCTGCGCACCCTCATCGCCGGCGCCGGCGGCGCCGCCCACCTCCCGGGCATGCTCGCCTCCGTCACCCCCCTGCCGGTCATCGGCGTCCCGGTCCCCCTGAAGTACCTCGACGGCATGGACTCCCTGCTGTCCATCGTCCAGATGCCCGCGGGCGTCCCGGTCGCCGCGGTCTCCGTGGCCGGCGCCCGCAACGCGGGCCTGCTGGCCGCCCGCATCCTGGCCACCTCCGACGAGGACCTGCGCGGCCGGATGGCGACGTTCCAGGAACAGCTCAACGCCCAGGCCCAGGAGAAGGGCTCCCGCCTCCGCCGCAAGACGACCCGGGACGGCTGACCCGCCGGATCGGGCGGAGCGGTTCTCGTCTTCACGCCCACCGCCTGGAGCAACTTCCTCGCGGCCGTCGTGTCCGGGCAGCCGGCCGGTTCCTGACCGGTTTGCCGGCGCCAGGGGTCCATTCGTGGAGACCAGGGGTCCGACCTGGGCGCGGGAGTGTCGGTGCGCGCGGATAGCGTGGCCTCCTGACCGGCTATCCGCGCAGGGAGGACGACCCATGACCGGCGAACTGC
Proteins encoded:
- a CDS encoding alpha/beta fold hydrolase, whose product is MASIRRRAGRPAPALALLTALALAWTAACAMPGGGPAPPASDAASYERDRGGDEWTPCPLTGMERRECRGVTVPVGGDGPETLRLALARLPARDPGRRIGALVLAPGGPGLSGLQEAVSAGVDYPRALRDRFDIVGYDRRGTGRSHRVDCGEPRGALARLGTARSLRRVRDVTAVDAAARDYVEGCRLAYGPLLARLGSRAGATDLERVRRALGEERISLLLHSYATVAGQVYLTRHPDRVRAAVFDGVVDPDRPGTSYVLRTLHTRQELDDEQVPEPTARTAPKAVPPDVRAAFDELDPGPPPLALFLGVHCTDFAWPGNLRALLRELDDAHEARWRTRAVAQDYAPCVHWPGRGEPLGAVRPAGGYGGYGAADGADLLLVNSEDDIRTPAAGAERVAMRFRAPLLTVPGGRHGLVGFGNECAERAAVDHLTARPAADPDAGPGC
- a CDS encoding RNA polymerase sigma factor SigF, translating into MDELEGIAFDEVAPADARAMSKTLFDRIGTLEEGTHEYSYVRNTLIELNLALVKFAASRFRSRSEPMEDIIQVGTIGLIKAIDRFEPARGVEFPTFAMPTIIGEIKRFFRDTSWSVRVPRRLQELRLDLAKAGDELAQQLDRAPTVDELAERLDIGRDEVIEGMAASNAYTASSLDAQPEEDDSESTLADRIGYEDHGLEGIEYVESLKPLIAELTPRDRKILSLRFVANMTQSEIGEELGISQMHVSRLLSRTLVRLRKGLMVEE
- a CDS encoding STAS domain-containing protein produces the protein MDAGTAGSPSRGRLHVDVRVHGGSAVLTPTGELDYHTAEVLREPLEQCIAGGRTRLVLDCSRLDFCDSTGLNVLLGARLKAEADGGAVHLAGLQPVVARVFEITGAEAVFSLHDTLEAALVE
- a CDS encoding ATP-binding protein, encoding MSFRSVPPGALPPEGEAGSGAAAPARPGRGDAAPAGEPAPAAQVRRLRLVGASGMVPRARDFARRALEDWGWLPAANAEQRAAAEDVLLVVSELVTNACLHGGGPDELRLRTAGKVLRLEVSDPGTGTPEPRTPHRASRPGGHGMFIVQRLCLDWGVQREPGEAGKTVWAELSAPL
- a CDS encoding alpha/beta hydrolase; its protein translation is MAAVRDRWRRLVAAVLGTAAALTAGVVQPAGTAPAERVTQQWAGPEGALRRSVEAYGAHPRQRVTVHWQPRLALRGGLVILHGGYWSYDTDWEAWARAFARRGYAVFDAGYRLSPGVRWPAQRDDVVAALRWVRRNAAAYAVDPARVGVLGSSAGGHLAVAAATYGAGASRTAGVVALSPVASPYRAWLDGGTPGATAAEQRLRTSAERLAGCVPDGTPAVSADPDCRRAWWSLDPRSGASGRDDAPMLLLHSADDFVPAYHSEAVAAAERARGMPAEDVRVRVVPGGAHGMRLLTEPGVAGEVEGWLRRRIG
- a CDS encoding response regulator transcription factor; this encodes MTRVLLAEDDAAISEPLARALRREGYEVEVREDGPTALSAGLRGGVDLLVLDLGLPGIDGLEVCRRLRADGHGFPVLVLTARADEVDTVVGLDAGADDYVTKPFRLAELLARVRALLRRGATESQPPATHGVRIDTDSHRAWLGDEELQLTAKEFDLLRVLVRDAGRVVTREQLMREVWDTTWWSSTKTLDMHISWLRKKLGDDAANPRYIATVRGVGFRFEKS
- a CDS encoding ATP-binding protein, whose product is MRRRLINSTLAVVLVVIAVFGVSLVIVETRTIEAAAHDRVQSEAVRLFSVVEGKIADDVRVTRRALAGQVTDGRYAEVELPGRPPLKIGERPDGSVIEVTETGSGGERVTVMEARDRVNDELGQTLLIIFAVALLAVGAAVLLAMRQASRLTAPLTDLAETAERLGSGDQRTRHRRYGVPELDRVADVLDASAERIARMLTAERRLAADASHQLRTPLTALSMRLEEIALTDDPATVKEEAAVALTQVERLTDVVQRLLTKSRDPKTGAGMGFDLDEVVKQQIEEWRPAYRGEGRAIVRSGRKDLRAVGTPGAVAQVLATLIENALMHGAGTVALRTRVTGNQVVAEVTDEGPGVPADLGSRVFERTVSGRNSTGLGLAVARDLAEADGGRLELVQQQEPTTFALFLAREHEHH
- a CDS encoding GtrA family protein, with product MSARHPAVSRLRRLSREVAEFAAVGGVGVLVNLAVFNLVRNATELPVVRCSMIATAVAIVFNYIGFRYFTYRDRDKTRPPREFSLFLVFSSAGLVIENGVLYVATYGFDWDTPLQNNLFKFLGIGVASLFRFWSYRSWVFRVVPTAEPVAAGEAGEPGDIAVAGEVRIPGSRREPGEPGEPEAQEEAVGARR
- a CDS encoding 5-(carboxyamino)imidazole ribonucleotide synthase, which codes for MTFPVVGMIGGGQLARMTHEAGIPLGIRFKLLSGTTTDSAALVAGDTVVGDHGDLDTLRAFARGCDVITFDHEHVPTGHLRALQAEGVVVRPGPDALVYAQDKGAMRARLTELGIPCPRHRIVADPADVARFAREGDGFPVVLKTVRGGYDGKGVWVVRTEEDAAEPFRAGVPVLAEELVDFRRELAANVVRSPSGQAVAYPVVESIQVGGVCDTVIAPAPGLAPDVAVRTQQLALRIAMELDVVGHLAVELFEAAGPGGEPRILVNELAMRPHNSGHWTQDGAVTSQFANHVRAVLDLPLGDPRPRAPWTVMANVLGGDYPDMYQAYLHCMARDPGLKIHMYGKDVKPGRKVGHVNTYGDDLDEVRERARHAAGYLRGTITE
- the purE gene encoding 5-(carboxyamino)imidazole ribonucleotide mutase, which encodes MSAGNGPLVGIVMGSDSDWPVMEAAAQALAEFEVPYEVDVVSAHRMPREMIAYGEQAAARGLRTLIAGAGGAAHLPGMLASVTPLPVIGVPVPLKYLDGMDSLLSIVQMPAGVPVAAVSVAGARNAGLLAARILATSDEDLRGRMATFQEQLNAQAQEKGSRLRRKTTRDG